The proteins below come from a single Insulibacter thermoxylanivorax genomic window:
- a CDS encoding cyclic-phosphate processing receiver domain-containing protein, which translates to MINVYLDDFRPCPQGFVLARNVEECIELLKNYDVNILSLDHDLGFGQPTGYDLVVQMVENGYYANEIYLHSSSASGRMSMYRLLQAHKPDHVVVYEHPMPAEVLKRVSTGGS; encoded by the coding sequence ATGATTAATGTGTATCTGGATGATTTTCGCCCCTGCCCGCAAGGATTTGTACTCGCGCGTAATGTTGAGGAATGCATCGAGCTGCTAAAAAATTACGATGTCAATATCCTGTCGCTCGATCATGATCTGGGTTTCGGTCAACCGACGGGATATGATCTTGTCGTGCAAATGGTTGAAAACGGATACTATGCAAACGAGATTTATTTACATTCGTCCAGTGCATCGGGTAGAATGAGTATGTATCGACTTCTGCAGGCACATAAGCCGGATCATGTTGTGGTTTATGAACACCCGATGCCGGCAGAGGTGCTGAAGCGGGTATCTACAGGAGGCAGTTAG
- the rnz gene encoding ribonuclease Z, with protein MELIFLGTGAGIPSPERNVTAVALALNEERGTFWLFDCGEATQHQIMRSPLKLSRLEYIFITHLHGDHIYGLPGLLSSRSYHGGTTPLTIFGPAGLARFIETSLQVSGSHLDYELRIEELQEGVIFEDEQFTISCARLEHRIDSYGYRIVEHDLPGRLDRDRLIADGILPGPIYQQIKLSKEPIAYEGRLLDPKRYVGPDIPGRKLAILGDTRPAPNALQLAQTVDVLVHEATFAEAEAELARRYYHTTTRQAAEIAAQAGAGELILTHFSSRYNREDLAWLIQEASRYHKPVYAAYDGYQHPIPRK; from the coding sequence ATGGAACTTATCTTCCTTGGAACGGGGGCGGGAATCCCTTCACCTGAGCGGAATGTAACGGCCGTGGCCCTGGCCCTGAACGAAGAGCGGGGAACGTTCTGGCTGTTCGACTGCGGCGAGGCGACGCAGCACCAGATCATGCGTTCTCCGCTGAAGCTGAGCCGTTTGGAATATATCTTCATCACTCATCTGCACGGGGATCACATCTACGGTTTACCGGGGCTCTTGTCCAGCCGCTCGTATCACGGAGGCACAACGCCGCTTACGATCTTCGGTCCTGCGGGGCTGGCAAGATTCATCGAGACCTCTCTGCAGGTCAGCGGCTCGCATCTGGATTACGAATTGCGCATTGAGGAGCTGCAAGAAGGTGTCATCTTCGAGGACGAGCAGTTTACGATCAGCTGCGCCAGATTGGAACACCGCATCGACAGCTACGGTTATCGCATCGTCGAACACGATCTGCCGGGAAGATTGGATCGGGACCGCCTCATCGCGGATGGTATTCTGCCGGGACCGATCTACCAACAGATCAAGCTTAGCAAGGAACCGATCGCGTATGAAGGCCGTCTATTGGATCCCAAGCGGTATGTAGGACCGGATATCCCCGGCCGCAAGCTGGCGATCCTCGGTGATACCCGTCCCGCGCCGAATGCCTTGCAGCTGGCGCAAACTGTGGATGTATTGGTTCATGAAGCCACCTTTGCAGAGGCTGAGGCAGAGCTTGCCCGGCGATATTATCACACGACGACACGGCAAGCTGCGGAGATCGCAGCGCAAGCGGGGGCGGGAGAACTGATCCTGACGCATTTCAGCTCCCGTTACAACAGAGAAGATCTGGCATGGCTGATCCAGGAAGCTTCCCGTTATCATAAGCCTGTATATGCTGCTTATGATGGTTATCAGCACCCGATTCCTCGAAAGTAA
- a CDS encoding DNA-formamidopyrimidine glycosylase family protein: MPELPEMETYRRLLLPLIVYRPIASVEIQRERSINIPVEQFRAKRTLLKPALVEQSRVYDREGEPCPRCGQPINLATLRSRKTYYCRNCQR; encoded by the coding sequence ATGCCCGAACTGCCGGAGATGGAAACTTACCGCCGCTTACTGCTGCCTCTAATTGTGTATCGCCCGATCGCTTCCGTCGAGATCCAGCGGGAACGCTCGATTAATATTCCCGTCGAACAATTCCGCGCCAAACGCACGCTGCTAAAGCCTGCACTGGTTGAGCAAAGCCGTGTCTATGATCGGGAAGGCGAGCCCTGCCCGCGCTGCGGTCAGCCCATCAATCTTGCAACCTTACGCTCACGAAAAACGTATTATTGTAGGAACTGTCAAAGGTGA
- a CDS encoding HAD family hydrolase: MTVKAVLFDLDDTLLWDERSVDEAFQATCQVAAQEAGVDPARLEEVVRREARALYESYETYPFTVNIGINPFEGLWGKFEAGEDEHFRRLQRIVPQYRADAWTKGLRALGVDDPDLGKKLGERFPEERRKRSYVYEETFEVLDQLKQRYKLLLLTNGSPDLQQEKLNGVPELPPYFDHIMISGNYGYGKPDERLFQEALRLLGVEPQEAVMVGDKLTTDILGANRTGIASVWINRRGMSADGEIQPRYEITTLRDLQRVIDEIDKAG, from the coding sequence ATGACGGTGAAAGCTGTATTGTTCGACCTGGATGATACGCTGCTTTGGGATGAGCGCAGCGTCGACGAAGCATTTCAAGCGACATGCCAGGTTGCTGCCCAGGAGGCAGGCGTGGATCCTGCGAGGCTTGAGGAGGTTGTGCGCAGGGAAGCACGAGCATTGTACGAATCCTATGAGACCTATCCGTTCACGGTGAACATCGGGATCAACCCATTCGAAGGATTGTGGGGGAAGTTTGAGGCAGGCGAGGATGAGCATTTCCGCCGGCTGCAGCGCATCGTTCCGCAGTACCGCGCCGATGCATGGACGAAGGGGCTCCGCGCTCTGGGCGTCGATGATCCGGACTTAGGGAAGAAGCTAGGGGAACGGTTCCCGGAAGAACGGCGCAAACGCTCCTATGTCTATGAAGAAACCTTCGAAGTGCTGGATCAGCTCAAGCAGCGCTATAAACTGCTCCTGCTTACGAATGGTTCACCGGATCTGCAGCAGGAGAAGCTGAACGGTGTGCCTGAGCTTCCGCCGTACTTCGACCATATCATGATCAGCGGCAACTACGGATACGGCAAGCCGGATGAGCGGCTATTCCAAGAAGCGCTTCGCTTGCTTGGAGTTGAACCTCAGGAAGCCGTGATGGTCGGGGACAAACTGACGACGGACATCCTGGGAGCGAATCGGACAGGGATCGCTTCAGTATGGATCAATCGCCGCGGTATGAGCGCGGACGGGGAGATTCAGCCGCGGTATGAGATCACTACCTTGCGTGACTTACAGCGCGTGATCGATGAGATCGACAAGGCCGGATGA
- the metH gene encoding methionine synthase, translated as MIKPDIREQLKRKILILDGAMGTMIQQQNLSAEDFGGEAYDGCNELLNVTRPDVIRMIHEAYLEAGADIIETNTFGATSIVLAEYEIADRARELNLAAARLAVEAANKYSTEEWPRYVAGAVGPTTKTLSVTGGVTFDQLVDSYYEQTLALIEGGVDLILLETCQDTLNVKAASIGIRQAFAESGKTLPIMISGTIEPMGTTLAGQNIESFYISLEHLEPISIGLNCATGPEFMRDHIRTLSTIAGTAISCYPNAGLPDENGHYHESPESLAAKMAGFAEQGWLNIAGGCCGTTPEHIRVLAETMKQYEPRRTFGQHPPAVSGIEAIYVEPENKPLLVGERTNVLGSRKFKRLIAEGKFDEASEIARAQVKGGAHVIDICLQDSERDEKADMEKFLQYVTKKVKVPLVIDTTDPEVIELGLKYSQGKAIINSINLEDGEEKFQRVVPLIHRYGAAVVVGTIDEQGMAVTRHDKLRIAKRSYDLLVNRYGIKPQDIIFDPLVFPVGTGDEQYIGAAEETIEGIRMIKEAMPECHTILGISNVSFGLPEAGREVLNAVFLYHCTKAGLDYAIVNTEKLERYASIPEQERKLAEALIFNTNDETLGAFVAYFRERKAKVRENDKANMTLEERLASYVVEGSKDGLIEDLTEALKHYAPLDIINGPLMAGMDEVGRLFNNNELIVAEVLQSAEVMKASVAFLEPYMEKTETATKGKMLLATVKGDVHDIGKNLVEIILSNNGYEVVNLGIKVPPEQLIEAYHKEKPDMIGLSGLLVKSAQQMVLTAQDLKQAGIDIPILVGGAALTRKFTNTRIAPEYDGLVLYAKDAMNGLELANRLMNPEERQQLVDELRKVKESDVQGSGRAAAAAKSAAPVRSNVSQDVEVMVPPDLERHILRDYPVEYLRPYVNMQMLLGHHLGLKGKVSRLLEEGDEKALQLKQLVDGIYEEATRLGVLKPQGMYQFFPAQSEGNTIYIYDPADHSKVLQTFTFPRQQVEPYLCLADFIRSRESGEMDYVGFLVVTCGHGIMELAEQWKEQGDYLKSHALQSIALETAEAFAERLHHIMRDVWGIPDPVDMTMQQRFAARYRGIRVSFGYPACPNLEDQAQLFALMKPEDIGVHLTEGFMMDPEASVSAMVFAHPEARYFNVDKIER; from the coding sequence ATGATCAAACCAGATATTCGAGAACAGTTAAAGAGAAAAATATTGATCCTCGACGGCGCGATGGGAACGATGATCCAACAGCAGAATCTATCCGCTGAAGATTTCGGCGGTGAAGCATACGACGGTTGCAATGAGCTGCTGAATGTGACGCGGCCCGATGTCATCCGCATGATTCACGAGGCTTATCTCGAGGCCGGTGCGGATATCATCGAGACCAACACCTTCGGCGCGACATCCATCGTCCTGGCGGAGTATGAGATCGCCGACCGGGCGCGTGAGCTGAATCTGGCTGCGGCGCGCTTGGCTGTGGAGGCAGCGAACAAATATTCCACAGAGGAATGGCCGAGATACGTCGCAGGCGCCGTCGGTCCGACGACGAAGACGCTCTCGGTTACAGGCGGCGTGACCTTCGATCAGCTGGTCGATTCATACTATGAGCAGACGCTGGCATTGATCGAAGGCGGGGTAGATCTCATCTTGCTCGAGACGTGCCAGGATACGCTGAATGTGAAGGCGGCGAGCATCGGCATAAGACAAGCCTTCGCAGAGTCAGGCAAGACGCTGCCGATCATGATCTCGGGAACGATCGAGCCGATGGGCACGACGTTGGCTGGTCAGAATATCGAATCTTTCTATATCTCGTTAGAGCATCTCGAACCGATCTCCATCGGTTTGAACTGCGCAACGGGTCCAGAGTTCATGCGCGACCATATCCGTACGCTGTCCACCATCGCCGGCACGGCGATCAGCTGCTATCCGAATGCCGGATTGCCGGATGAGAACGGGCATTACCATGAGTCTCCGGAATCCCTGGCAGCGAAGATGGCGGGCTTTGCAGAGCAGGGCTGGCTCAATATCGCCGGCGGCTGCTGCGGCACGACGCCGGAGCATATCCGCGTGCTGGCAGAGACGATGAAGCAGTACGAGCCGCGCAGAACCTTCGGCCAGCATCCGCCGGCCGTCTCCGGCATCGAGGCCATCTATGTGGAGCCGGAGAACAAGCCGCTCTTGGTCGGCGAGCGCACGAATGTGCTGGGATCGCGGAAATTCAAACGGCTGATCGCTGAAGGAAAGTTCGACGAAGCCTCGGAGATCGCCAGAGCGCAGGTCAAGGGCGGCGCTCATGTCATCGATATCTGTCTGCAGGATTCCGAGCGCGATGAGAAAGCCGATATGGAGAAGTTCCTGCAGTATGTGACGAAGAAGGTGAAGGTTCCCCTCGTCATCGATACGACGGATCCAGAGGTTATTGAACTTGGTCTGAAGTACTCGCAGGGCAAAGCGATCATCAACTCGATTAACCTGGAAGACGGGGAGGAGAAATTCCAGCGGGTCGTTCCGCTCATCCATCGCTACGGCGCTGCCGTTGTCGTCGGCACGATCGACGAGCAAGGCATGGCGGTGACGCGCCATGATAAACTGCGGATCGCGAAGCGTTCCTATGATCTGCTGGTGAACCGATACGGCATCAAACCGCAGGACATCATCTTCGATCCGCTGGTGTTCCCGGTAGGAACGGGGGACGAGCAGTATATCGGCGCGGCCGAGGAGACGATCGAAGGCATCCGCATGATCAAGGAAGCGATGCCCGAATGCCATACGATCCTCGGGATCAGCAATGTCTCCTTCGGGCTTCCTGAGGCGGGCAGAGAAGTGCTGAATGCCGTCTTCCTCTATCACTGCACGAAGGCCGGGCTCGATTATGCGATCGTCAATACGGAGAAGCTGGAGCGCTATGCTTCGATTCCTGAGCAGGAGCGGAAGCTTGCGGAAGCCCTCATCTTCAACACCAATGATGAGACGCTTGGGGCATTTGTTGCATACTTCAGAGAGCGCAAGGCGAAGGTAAGAGAGAATGACAAGGCGAATATGACCTTGGAAGAGAGACTGGCTTCCTATGTTGTAGAGGGCAGCAAAGACGGTCTGATCGAAGATCTGACGGAAGCGTTGAAACACTATGCTCCCCTCGATATCATCAATGGGCCGCTGATGGCGGGCATGGATGAAGTGGGCCGGCTGTTTAACAACAATGAGCTGATCGTTGCAGAAGTTCTCCAATCGGCAGAAGTGATGAAGGCATCCGTTGCCTTCTTGGAACCGTACATGGAGAAGACGGAGACGGCGACCAAGGGAAAGATGCTGCTCGCAACGGTCAAGGGCGATGTCCATGATATCGGGAAGAATCTCGTGGAGATTATCCTCTCTAATAACGGCTATGAAGTCGTGAATCTCGGGATCAAAGTCCCGCCGGAACAGCTCATTGAAGCGTATCACAAGGAGAAACCCGATATGATCGGGCTCTCCGGCCTGCTGGTGAAGTCTGCGCAGCAGATGGTGCTGACTGCCCAGGATCTCAAACAGGCGGGCATCGATATCCCGATTCTCGTCGGCGGAGCTGCCCTGACCCGCAAATTTACGAACACCCGCATCGCACCGGAATACGACGGTTTGGTGCTGTATGCGAAGGATGCGATGAACGGACTGGAACTGGCGAATCGCTTGATGAATCCGGAGGAGCGTCAGCAACTGGTGGACGAGCTGCGCAAGGTGAAGGAATCGGATGTCCAAGGTTCCGGCCGCGCGGCAGCCGCAGCAAAATCCGCCGCACCTGTCCGATCGAATGTCAGCCAGGATGTCGAAGTGATGGTACCGCCGGATCTGGAGCGCCATATCCTGCGCGACTATCCAGTGGAGTATCTGCGTCCTTATGTGAATATGCAGATGCTTCTCGGACATCACCTCGGTTTGAAGGGCAAGGTGTCGCGGCTCCTCGAGGAAGGGGACGAGAAAGCTCTGCAGTTGAAGCAGCTCGTAGATGGGATCTATGAAGAAGCGACCCGGCTGGGCGTCCTAAAACCGCAGGGAATGTATCAGTTTTTCCCGGCCCAATCGGAGGGCAACACCATCTACATCTATGATCCGGCGGATCACAGCAAGGTACTGCAGACCTTTACCTTCCCGCGTCAGCAAGTGGAGCCCTATCTCTGCCTGGCCGATTTCATCAGATCGCGGGAAAGCGGCGAGATGGATTACGTCGGTTTCCTCGTCGTTACCTGCGGTCACGGCATCATGGAACTGGCTGAACAGTGGAAGGAGCAGGGGGATTATCTCAAATCCCATGCTCTGCAGTCCATCGCCTTGGAAACGGCGGAAGCCTTTGCCGAGCGCCTCCACCATATCATGCGCGATGTATGGGGAATCCCGGATCCCGTCGATATGACGATGCAGCAGCGCTTCGCAGCGCGGTACCGGGGGATTCGCGTATCCTTCGGGTATCCAGCTTGTCCGAATCTAGAGGATCAAGCCCAATTATTCGCGCTCATGAAACCTGAGGATATCGGCGTTCATCTGACCGAAGGTTTCATGATGGATCCGGAGGCATCGGTCTCGGCGATGGTCTTCGCACATCCAGAGGCACGCTATTTTAATGTAGACAAAATCGAACGATAA
- a CDS encoding LysM peptidoglycan-binding domain-containing protein produces MVAVTVLGYMGTEHDHHHRSKTKRGQRGRHRHYALFFMNRKMTAVILTVLFLGILIGMLIGNSSVFASSAANPYAEARVDQIQPYGGDEGNPGDSGFEQGATVKVQAGDTLWKIAREHKPKHVHIHDYIGRLKDMNGLTGSILYEGMLLRLP; encoded by the coding sequence ATGGTTGCAGTGACTGTTTTGGGATATATGGGAACGGAACATGACCACCATCATAGATCGAAGACGAAACGAGGCCAGCGCGGCCGTCACAGGCATTATGCTTTATTTTTTATGAACCGCAAGATGACAGCCGTTATCTTGACCGTTTTGTTCTTAGGCATATTGATCGGCATGCTTATAGGCAATAGTTCCGTATTCGCTTCATCGGCTGCGAATCCTTATGCTGAAGCGAGGGTCGATCAGATTCAGCCATACGGCGGCGATGAGGGAAACCCAGGGGACAGCGGATTTGAACAGGGGGCCACGGTGAAAGTGCAAGCCGGTGATACTTTATGGAAGATTGCCAGAGAACATAAACCTAAGCACGTCCATATCCATGATTACATCGGACGATTGAAGGACATGAACGGCTTAACGGGCAGCATACTGTATGAGGGGATGCTGCTGAGGCTGCCATAA
- the lexA gene encoding transcriptional repressor LexA: protein MTKLSSRQQAILDFIKHEVRTKGYPPSVREIGEAVGLASSSTVHGHLDRLEKKGLIRRDATKPRAIEITDGSLDSNVFPESVARVPLIGKVTAGVPILATENIEDYYPLPAHMVGDHTVFMLAVVGDSMIEAGIHDGDYVIVRQQSTANNGDIVVAMTEDDEATVKRFYKESDHIRLQPENSAMEPIRLRNVKILGKVIGLYREIY, encoded by the coding sequence ATGACCAAGCTATCGAGCAGACAGCAAGCAATCCTTGATTTTATTAAACACGAAGTACGCACCAAGGGTTACCCTCCCTCCGTCAGAGAGATCGGTGAAGCGGTTGGCTTGGCCTCCAGTTCTACGGTTCATGGTCATCTCGACCGCCTGGAGAAGAAAGGCCTCATCCGCCGGGATGCTACGAAACCCCGCGCGATTGAGATCACGGACGGTTCTCTGGACAGCAATGTCTTCCCTGAATCCGTTGCACGCGTACCGCTCATCGGCAAGGTAACTGCTGGCGTTCCAATATTAGCTACCGAGAATATCGAGGATTACTATCCACTGCCTGCTCATATGGTCGGCGACCATACGGTATTCATGTTAGCCGTCGTCGGCGACAGCATGATCGAGGCAGGCATCCATGACGGAGACTATGTCATCGTCCGCCAGCAATCAACGGCGAACAACGGCGATATCGTAGTGGCGATGACCGAGGATGATGAAGCGACGGTGAAGCGGTTCTACAAGGAAAGCGACCATATTCGCTTACAGCCGGAGAACTCAGCCATGGAACCGATTCGCTTGCGCAATGTGAAGATTCTCGGCAAGGTCATCGGACTTTATAGGGAGATCTATTAA
- a CDS encoding ABC transporter ATP-binding protein, whose protein sequence is MISLENIRLIREERVILDDVTLHMKPGEHWVILGRNGSGKSTMLEMMNGYLFPTSGKITVLGHVYGQVDVREIRRSIGYMSQSLIEKFSLRDPVWEIVASGKHGFLRVYQKLPSDTIEQAMEWMERLQISYLKDQPLGTLSQGERKKVLLARSMMQEPRILLMDEPCAGLDLYEREKFLADIQQLQDRDFQMVYVTHHSEEIIPVFTHAALIRGGRILAAGPKEEILTSSYLSEVYDMNVTVDWDRGRPWLKV, encoded by the coding sequence TTGATCAGCTTAGAGAACATTCGATTGATCCGCGAGGAGCGAGTGATCCTCGATGATGTAACCCTTCATATGAAGCCGGGGGAACACTGGGTGATCCTCGGGCGGAATGGTTCGGGCAAGTCCACGATGCTCGAGATGATGAACGGCTATCTATTCCCGACGAGCGGGAAGATTACCGTACTCGGCCATGTGTACGGACAAGTGGATGTACGGGAGATTCGCCGCTCGATCGGCTATATGAGCCAATCCCTGATCGAGAAATTCTCCCTTCGTGATCCTGTCTGGGAGATCGTGGCGTCGGGCAAACACGGCTTCTTGCGGGTCTATCAGAAGCTGCCAAGCGACACGATCGAGCAGGCGATGGAATGGATGGAACGGCTGCAGATCAGCTATCTGAAGGATCAGCCGTTGGGGACATTGTCGCAAGGGGAGCGGAAGAAAGTGCTGCTTGCCCGTTCTATGATGCAGGAGCCGCGGATCCTGCTGATGGACGAGCCCTGTGCCGGACTCGATCTCTATGAACGGGAGAAATTCCTGGCGGATATTCAGCAGCTACAGGACCGTGATTTCCAGATGGTATATGTGACGCACCACAGCGAAGAGATCATCCCCGTCTTTACCCACGCGGCATTGATTCGAGGCGGACGCATCCTTGCCGCCGGTCCCAAGGAAGAGATACTGACATCGTCTTATCTATCCGAGGTATATGATATGAACGTTACCGTGGATTGGGATCGCGGGCGTCCGTGGCTGAAGGTATAA
- a CDS encoding methyltransferase: protein MSSRKWERMVYRNQQKVNEYRKRAGRTTVNSKVNYDLYTGRSILLPVLFIGVGLLYGILYYGVQSSETMYWITFIAYLLLGIWFFAFRKPYLKVSKTDLATRKWGRERVLNAKDIEFIQVEKHNIVIKQRSSDKLWVFSKVINLFDIPAMADRLREFALKNQIKYINLTK, encoded by the coding sequence ATGTCATCGCGCAAATGGGAACGCATGGTCTATCGCAACCAGCAGAAAGTAAATGAATATCGCAAACGTGCCGGGCGTACAACGGTGAACAGCAAAGTGAATTATGATCTCTATACGGGACGGAGCATTTTGCTGCCGGTATTATTTATCGGCGTAGGGCTGTTATACGGCATCTTGTACTACGGCGTGCAGTCATCTGAAACGATGTATTGGATTACTTTTATCGCGTATTTGTTGTTAGGGATCTGGTTCTTCGCTTTCCGCAAGCCTTACTTGAAGGTCAGCAAGACGGATCTTGCCACACGCAAATGGGGACGAGAACGAGTGCTGAATGCGAAGGACATCGAGTTCATCCAAGTTGAGAAGCACAATATCGTGATCAAACAACGTTCATCCGACAAGCTCTGGGTGTTCAGCAAGGTGATCAATCTCTTCGATATACCGGCGATGGCTGATCGTCTGAGGGAGTTTGCCCTCAAGAATCAGATCAAATATATCAATCTGACGAAATAA
- the tlp gene encoding small acid-soluble spore protein Tlp, with product MTKPDDRSDNVEKLQEMTQNTLKRFHEAEEYLELHADEMNPEQVEQMQAKNERRLESVRGFREEIKDEVSDH from the coding sequence ATGACAAAACCTGACGATCGAAGTGACAATGTGGAGAAACTGCAGGAGATGACGCAAAATACGCTGAAACGTTTCCACGAGGCAGAGGAATACCTGGAACTGCATGCCGATGAGATGAACCCGGAACAAGTCGAGCAGATGCAAGCCAAGAATGAGCGGCGGCTCGAAAGCGTTCGCGGATTCCGAGAAGAGATCAAAGATGAGGTAAGCGACCACTAA
- a CDS encoding DUF896 domain-containing protein, with amino-acid sequence MITDEQIRRINELFKKQKTVGLTTEELVEQKKLRKLYLEGIRASLRGHLENIRFVDSDDQLKH; translated from the coding sequence ATGATCACAGACGAGCAGATTAGACGCATTAATGAACTATTCAAGAAACAGAAGACCGTTGGACTGACCACTGAGGAGCTTGTCGAACAGAAGAAGCTTCGCAAGCTGTATCTTGAAGGGATCCGCGCTTCGCTGCGCGGGCATCTGGAGAACATTCGTTTCGTGGATTCGGATGATCAGCTCAAGCATTAA
- a CDS encoding deoxyribonuclease IV: MSAVYIGIHLSIRHGYLAAAKTAVRLGLKAYQFFAKNPRSLTVKAYSAKDAEACRQFIREYDIRSIIHSPYPTNLAAEDEEVRQLTIRSILNDLEICDACGAYGLVVHFGKYKGVDPLRGYQLIIRNLNEVLASWSGEALILLENQAGDSRRMGTTLEELTQIRKLCAAPERIGFCFDTCHAFASGIWNGANSAELLSRGEELGYWEHVHAIHLNDSVYASGMLKDRHAPLGKGRIGWEGFASLLSDRKFQQIPHILETPAQNMDDHTKQIYQYLSMIR, from the coding sequence GTGAGCGCGGTGTATATCGGAATCCATCTCAGCATTCGGCATGGTTATCTGGCTGCTGCGAAGACGGCGGTAAGGCTTGGTCTGAAAGCCTATCAATTCTTCGCCAAAAACCCGCGTTCCCTCACAGTCAAAGCCTATTCGGCTAAGGATGCGGAAGCCTGCCGTCAGTTCATCCGTGAGTACGATATCCGCAGCATCATCCACTCCCCCTATCCGACGAACTTAGCTGCAGAAGATGAAGAGGTGAGACAGCTTACGATTCGCTCGATCCTAAATGATCTGGAGATCTGTGATGCATGCGGCGCCTATGGACTGGTTGTCCATTTTGGCAAGTACAAGGGCGTGGACCCGCTTCGCGGCTATCAGCTCATCATCCGCAATCTGAACGAGGTCCTTGCTTCTTGGTCCGGTGAAGCGCTCATCCTCCTTGAGAACCAAGCGGGGGACAGCCGGCGCATGGGGACGACCCTGGAGGAGTTGACACAGATTCGCAAGTTATGCGCTGCACCGGAGCGCATCGGGTTCTGCTTTGACACCTGCCATGCCTTTGCGAGCGGCATCTGGAATGGTGCGAACAGCGCCGAGCTTCTCAGCCGCGGGGAAGAACTCGGCTACTGGGAACATGTTCATGCGATTCATCTGAATGATTCGGTGTATGCAAGCGGCATGCTCAAAGACCGCCATGCCCCCCTTGGCAAAGGGAGAATCGGCTGGGAAGGATTTGCATCACTTCTGTCCGATCGGAAATTTCAACAAATTCCGCACATTTTAGAAACGCCGGCACAAAATATGGATGACCACACGAAACAAATTTACCAATATCTGAGTATGATTAGATGA